The sequence CTCAATCAGCCGCTTGGCCTTTCGCAACTCGGGACTTTCCCCGTGGACGGCGTTATTCTGGCAGCCTGTCAGGGAGCCAGCGACCACGGCCAAACTCAAACTCAGTGTTACTACCTGTTTCAAAATATTGCAAAATGCGCGATAGGGGGTAGTCATTTTTAAGGTGCTATTGTAATTTTCTTATCACCGTACATAATAGGCTCCATATTACTCGAAGTAAATCCAAAATCAAAAGGCGATAAAAGAAATATGCCCCTGACTTCTGAACAAAAAAAAGACATCTTCAAAGAGCATGCCGTCAGCGCCAATGACACCGGCAGCGCCCCCGTGCAAATTGCCATGCTCAGCAAGCGCATCAGCGAGTTGACCGAGCATCTGAAAGCCAACCGCAAGGATTTTGCCTGCCAGCGTGGTCTGCAGATTATGGTCGGTCGCCGCCGTCGCTACCTGAACTACTTCAAAAAGACTTCAACCCCGGAAGCCTACAAAGAACTGATCACCAAATTGGGTATCCGGAAGTAAAACTCCCAGAAAAACGGGCCTGGTGCCCGTTTTTCTCTTTCCAGCCCTTGGGCTTTCCGCGACGCTTTGGGAACATCTTGAGGGGAAATCCAATACCAACAGCAATTTTCGCGCTTGATGCTGACGAAGCCCCTCAAAAGGCGGTAAAATAGCTGCATCATCCACGGAATAAAACATCGAAGTATAGAAAGAAGACAAAACTCTTATGAACGAACAAATCCTGTTTCCGAATCTACAGACCAAAACTTTTAAAATTGGGGACAAAGAAGTGCATCTGGAAAGCGGACGCTTGGCCAAAGCCGCCACCGGCTCCGTGCTAGTCCGTTGCGATGACACTGTGCTTCTGGTCACCGCCACTGGTAGTGAATCTCCTCGTCCCGGCATCGACTTCTTTCCGCTGCTGGTCGATTTTGAAGAAAAAATGTACTCCGTGGGCCGTTTGCCCGGCGGTTACCTGAAGCGGGAAGGCAAGCCTTCCGACAAGGCCACCCTGACCTCTCGCCTGATTGATCGTCCCATCCGTCCCTTGTGGCCCGATGGCTACCGCAACGACGTGCAAGTGGTCTCCACCCTGATGAGCATGGATAGCAACATCCAACCGGATGTACTGGCTATTTTTGGCGCCTCTATGGCCCTGGAGCTTTCCGGTCTGCCGTTCTCCGGCCCGGTTGGTGGGGTGCGGGTGGCGCGCCTGAACGGTCAATTCATCGTGAACCCCACCTTCAAGCAAACCGAAGAAAGCGATCTGGACCTGGTGGTTGCTGGAACCGAAGACTCCATCATGATGGTGGAAGCCGGTGCCAACTTCATTTCCGAAGAAGATCTGCTGAAGGCGCTGGCTTTCGCCCACGATCACATTCGGGAGCAAGTCAAAGTCCAGCGGGAGTTCGCTGCACAGTGCGGCATCGAGAAAAAGCCTTTTGTCTTTGAACTGGAAGCCGATGTGAAAAAGGTGCTGGCTTTCGTGGAAGAAACCGCGGAAAAAGATATCTTCGCCGCCTATCACGAATTTGACCGCAGCCGCCGCAAGGAAATGCTGGAAGCCGCCAAGCAAAAAGTAAAAGGCGCTCTGGAAGCCAAAGCGGACACCGATCCCATCAAGGCCTTCCTGTTGGCCCAGCCGCTGGATTACCTGGGTGAGTCCTTCAAGAAAGTGGAAAAACGCATTATGCGCACCATGATCATTGAAGAAGGCGTGCGGGCCGACGGTCGTCGTAACGAAGATATTCGCCCCATCAACTGTCAGACCGGCATTCTGCCCCGTGTACACGGCAGCGGTCTTTTCACCCGCGGCAATACTCAGGCCCTCTCTGTGGCTACGCTGGGTTCCCCGGGCGAAGCGCAGCGTCTGGATGGCGTGGATCCGCAAACCGAGAAGCGCTGGATGCACCATTACACTTTCCCGGGTTACTCCGTGGGCGAAGTGAAGCCCATGCGGGGTGCGGGCCGTCGGGAAATCGGTCACGGCGCGCTGGTTGAGCGTGGCATCTTGCCGGTGCTGCCCTCCAAAGAGGAATTCGGCTATACCATTCGGGTAAACTCCGACATTCTGGAATCCAACGGTTCCACCAGCATGGCTTCTACTTGCGGCGCCACACTAGCCTTGATGGATGCCGGTGTTCCCATTAAAGCCCCGGTGGGCGGGATTGCCATGGGTCTGATTAAAGAAGGCGCCAAGTCCGTAGTATTGTCCGACATCCAGGGTGTGGAAGACTTCCTGGGCGATATGGACTTCAAGGTCGTGGGCACCCGGGATGGGGTTACTGCCCTGCAAATGGACATCAAAATTCAGGGTATTTCTCTGGAAATTATGAAGACCGCCCTGGAGCAAGCCAAAGCCGGTCGTCTGACCATTCTGGACCGGATGACCGCCGTACTGGCCGCCCCTCGTAACGAGCTGTCTCCGTGGGCCCCTCGCATCATTACCCTGACCATCGACAAAGACCAGATTGGTTCTGTCATTGGGCCCGGCGGTAAAATGATCCGCTCCATCATCGATGAAACCGGTGCCACCATTGACATCGAAGACAGCGGTCTGGTCACCATCACCTCGGTGGATGGTGAAGGCGCGACCCGTGCCAAAGACATCATCGAGCGTTTGACCCGCAAGATTGAGCGTGGTCAGGTGATCATGGGCAAAGTCGTCCGCACCATCCCCATCGGTGCTTTCGTGGAACTGTTCCCGGGCAAGGATGGCATGGTCCACATTTCCCAACTGTCCCAGCAACGGGTACAGGCGGTTGAAGATGTGGTCAAAGTGGGCGATGAAGTGCTGGTCAAGGTCGTGGACATTGACGAGCGTGGTCGCATCAACCTCACCATGAAGGGTGTCAACGACGCAGAGCGCGCCCAGCATGGTCTGGAGCCCCTGAGTGCAGCCAGCCCCAACTAAGACAACAGTAGAAACGCGTCAACCGGGGTCTCCTCTGGTTGACGCGTTAAAAACCTATGACCGGCAGAACCGCAGGCGCTTCCATGTGCCAGCCCATGCCGGTCAATGCTTATATGAAGATTCTACAATCTGGAATCAGCCGTTTCGTTACGATTTAACCGAGCTGGATGGCCTGGATGTTTTATCGGAGCCGGATGGGGCGATTTCAGAAGCCCAACAGCGTATGGCCAGCTTGTTCGGGGTGGCCCATAGCTTTATGCTGATTAACGGGGCTTCGGTGGGATTGATGGCGGCCATGCTTTGCGTGGCCCAGCCCGGGGCCAAGGTGCTGATTCCCCGCAACGCCCACCGGGCCGTTTTAAGTGGACTGATCGTATCGGGCGCTGAACCGGTTTGGTTTTTGCCCAGCCATTTGCCCCAGTGGGACTTATGGGGCTCCGTGACCGTCGAGCAAGTTCAAACCCAGCTCGTTCTACACTCGGACGCCACCGCTCTATTCCTGACCTCGCCCACCTATGAAGGACTGGGCAGTGATATTCCGGCCATCGCCCGGCTGTGTAAGGTCCACGGAGTAGCGCTGGTGGTGGATGAAGCCCATGGCAGCCTGTGGCCCCTGAGCGAGCAACTGCCCGTCTCTGCCTGCCACAGTGGGGCGGATGTGGTCATTCATTCCCTGCACAAAAGCGGGGGTAGCCTGACCCAAAGCGCCTTGGCCCACTTAACAAAAGACTCTTGCGTGGATCCCACCCTATTTCAGCAGGCCCTGAATACCCTGCAAAGTACCAGCCCCTCCTATTTGCTGATGGCCAGCCTGGATGCGGCCTGCGACTTTCTGGGAAGCACCGCTGGGCAGACCCGAATCGAATGGTTATTGTCGCAAGTGCAGCTGCTTCGACGCACTTTACAAACCAGCCTGAGCCAAATAAAACTGTATCAGCCTCAGGGAACAGCCGCCCAATTCTGGGACCCCTGCAAGTTTTATCTCAGCCATCCGCTACAAACTGGCGAAGACTGGGGCGCCCGTGTGGAAGAGACGCACCAATTGGCCTATGAATCGGCCAAACCAGGTGGTGTGCTGTATCTGGCCAATCTGGGCCTGACCGAAGCCGATTTTGCGGCCTTCCAGGCAATCCTGATGGCAGAGGATGAAGCGCTATGTGCAGCCGAACGCCCGCCCGCCCCGCTGTGGGAAGAGGCCATCGATAGCGCCGAGGTTTGCTTGCCGCAGATGGCTTTATTCCCCCGCGAAGCCTTTTTCCGCAAAGGACACAAAGTTCCCATCACAGCGGCACTCCACCGAATCGCCAAGGAAACGGTGGTACATTGCCCGCCGGGCATCCCCGTGTTAATGCCCGGTGAACGCATACAGAAGGCCCACCTGCCCTTGCTGCCGGAGGCCGGGGTGTGGGTGGTCGCTGAGCCTTAGACCCGCCCCTTCCAATGTCAATCGTTCTGTCTATTTATAACTAAGGCAGCTTTCACTGTTTTTATACCCAAAGGCCTAAATCGCTTGCCCGATGAAGCACGAAACAAGCGAGGTCATGATGGGGTTACAAGTCCCGCATGATTCATCAGGAACACGTGGAAAACCGCTTCAAGTGGTTTCAGAAAGGGGTGTCGTGTGTCGAAAGAGAAACAGTCTCATGTCATTCGCCAATTGGCCTGGATTCGGGAGAATAGCACCCCGGAAACGCCACAAATTCACCGGGAGCGACAACTCCGACAATCGCTGGACATTATGAACCAACTCATCAACGAAAACGCCCATCGCCCCGAATCCATCCATCTGCTGCGGAAAATCCTGCGGGAGCGGGCCGAACTGCAAGTCATCCGGCACGACGATGAAACTAGCCTATCCGGCTGATTTTTAATTCAAATTCAAAAAAGCCGTTGCGAGCCAATCCCGTCATGGGGGATAATAGATGCAATCCCTGGATGTGGTTCGATGTCTTGACTCTACCCGCCATAATCGGGAGTCCTGATAACGCGATGGCATCACCGTATACCAACCTTGCGCCAGCAAGCCTGTTGGAAACCTCGATGACCACGGAGGACACCCACCTGTTGAGAAAACAGGAGGCCAAGACATCACCACGCAAAGTCCAGGGATTACCCTTTTCTTCAGTGAAATTGATCCTAAAAGAGCTGGCGGCGCGGGGAATTTTAAAGGCCCTCCCGTCGATGAAAATCCACTATAATAAACGGTAGTGGAAGCAGCGTGTTGGGTGAGTGCGTGAGAAATCTGGCGGCCAAATTTGCCATTTTATCGGCCCCCTGGGAAGCGGACGGGCGGGCAGATACCCAAGCCTATCTGGATTTGAGCCTCCCGGAGATGCTCAGTCGGTATCAGGCCTTGGTAGGCCCGGAAAACTGGGGGGTGGTGCTGTTTGGCTTCTCCGATCAGGCCGTATTGGACATTCTGGATGAAGAATTTGAGATTGATATGGAGCGAAACGTCCTGCTGTTTCGCAAAACCTATCTGGATGGTCGCAGTATCCGGCTGGCCGGGGCCGGGCGGGCCTCCAGCGAAAGCTACCCCTTTACCGACACCGAATTAAAGCTGGTGGACAATCTGGCCCGCTGGCTGCTGGAGGCCACCCGTTCCCTCTACCGGGGCGATCTGGGTGAGGCGCGTTTGCGGGATATTCAGGAAGAGTACGCCGAGAATTTCAGGGTGTACGCCTGTAAAGCGGTGTCTCACTATGAAGTGGGGGAGGCTGAAGCCCTACTGCGCTCCCTGTTTGGTTCAGTGAAAGCCATGACCGCCTTTTGTCATTCGTTAACCGTGGATGCCCTGTTCAAGGGCGATGCGGCCAAAATGCTGTTTGGGGAGCAGTCCGGGTATCATCAGGCCTGGTTGCGCAAGCAGGTGTTTCGGCACATGATGTCTAAAACCGTTGAAACCTACATCAGCGCCTGCCTGCTGGATTAAGTTCCGCCTCGCTTGTCGTTCTTTCGCTTGAAATCCCTGTCGGGCTTTATAATACTTGTCGAACGCTTCTGAAACTTTTTAGGAGGCTGGCGTGTATTATAGTTGTCCCTACCAATCAGGAGATCAGCATGTGTAACCGGATGCCATCGCAAAAGCTGGCTGTTCTGGCGCTACCACTGGCCTTGCTGTTGAATTTGCTACCGGTTTCAGCCTCCGCAGATCCATCCAGTCAGGGCGGGCGTGTGCAGGGTCAGGCTGGCCACGCTGCCAGTCACTCCCCCGATGAGCGACATCAGCAAATGATGAAGGAACTGGGCCTCAGTCCAGAGCAAGGACAAAAGGTCAAAAGTGCCATGGAGCAAGGACGCGCTCAAAGCCAGCCGTTAAGAGAGCAGCTCAAAACCAAGCGCAAGGCCATGATGCAGTACCTGCAGACGCCCAACGCCACCGAAGCGGGGGCACGCACCCTGAACAGCGATATTAATGATCTGCAACGACGACTCAGTGAAATTCGCCTGAAAACCTGGTTCAGCATACGTTCCCAACTCAACCCGGAGCAATTGCAGAAACTTCAGGCCCTCAAGGCCAAACATTGGGCTCAGCGTTCCAATGCGGGTGGGCGTTCGCACTCGCCCGAGGATTACTAAGCTCACTGCCCATTGTGACTCCTGTCTGTTCTGTTGACGCCAAGCCGGCCCTGCGATGACCCAGACCTTCCCTCTCAACCCGGTACTGCAGCCCGAGGATTCTGCATTCATTGACCGCACCCTGTGCGGGGATCAAAAGGCGTTCTCCCAACTGATGCAACGTTATCTCCCAGCCGTTTACAACTACCTGTACCGAATGACCCAGAACCATGAAATCAGCGAAGAAATTGCCCAGGAGGCCTTTGTGAAAGCCTACCAGAATCTGAAAAACTTTGACCGCCAACGGCCCTTTAAGCCCTGGATTCTTCGCATCGCCTCCAACGCGGCCATCAGCCAGTTGCGGAAGCAGTCCAAGCTGGTTTCCCTGAACGCCATGGAGGAAGCGGGCACCTGGACCGAGACGGAGCATCAAACCGCCGAGGATCTCGTCGTTCAACTGGAACGCAAGCTCTCCACCGAAGAAGTGCTGACGGCCCTGCAAACACTGGATGACAAATATCGACAAGCCCTGCTGCTGCGTTACCAGCAAGATCTCAGCTACGAAGCCGTGGCCGAGACGCTGGGCGTTCCCCTCAACACCGTGCGCACCTGGATTAAGCGCGGCACCGAAAAGCTGAAACAAGCCGTAAAGGAGATGGCCTCATGACCACGCCCGTGCAGCCACCCAAACACCCCCAACCCACCTGTGAACAGGCTCAGGACCTCATATTCAGCCTACAGGAAGGAGAACCGGTTTCGGACTCAGCGCGAACCGGCTTATCCGACCACTTAGCCCAATGCGCCGTTTGTCAGGCTTACCAGAATGATTTGCGGCAACTCACCGCAACCATGAGCGATCTGGAGCCTGTGGCGGTTCCCGTGGGGCTGGCCGATCGCATTCTGGCCCAAATCGCCGAAACCGAAACAACGGCAGCACCGGCCACACCGCTTTCCTCACAGCGATTGCGCTGGCAGAAGTTCACGCCCGTGGCGGCAGCCGTGCTGATTCTGGCCATTGCCGTGCCTCTGCTCATGCCCAATCGTCCAGAGGCTTTGATTGACCCCACCGCATCGACGCTGCAGGCGGATGCTCAATCAGCCACCGACTTGGGCACCAGCGTACCCCGGGAAAGCGTTTCCTCCCAAGACGGGCACTCTGCTTCAATAGAGGGAACTCAACTGGCCCAGGGCGGTGGCGCTTTGAAGATTGGCCTGAAGCAAACGTATGCTAGCGAAACTGAAAACGACATGTACTACGATCCGGTGAGTACGCTGGTGGGCTTTTAGGCCCCTGCTAGCCTTTCACCGCCCCGCTGGTGGCCCCGGACACAAAGTACTTTTGCAGGGCAAAGAAAAAGACCAGCATGGGCACCATGGACAGCAAAGTCCCTGCGGCAATCAGCTTCCAGTCCGCGCTAAAGGTGCTTTGCAACTGTACCAGCCCCACGGGCAGGGTAAAGTGACTGGGCTCTGAGAGGATAATGCTGGGCCACAGGAATTCTCCCCAGGTGGCCATAAAGGCAAACACGGCCAGCGTGGCCAAGGTGGGCCGAATCAGAGGGAGCAGCACATGCCACAGAATTTGCAGACTGTTGCACCCATCCAGCACCGCCGATTCTTCCAGCTCCTTGGGCAAAGTGACCAGCGCCTGCCTTACAAAAAAGATGCCAAACCCACTGACCGCAAAGGGCAGCACCAGCCCCAGCCACCCATTTACCCAACCGGCGGCGTCGGTCAGGTTCAGCTTCAGGCAAATTAAATACAGGGGAATCATCAGCACCTGAAAGGGAATCATCATGGTGGCCAGAATACTGAAAAAGATGGCGTTTTGCCCCTTAAACCGCATGCGGGCCAAGGGATAAGCGGCCATCACACTCAGGCTGATGTTAAACACAATGGTCAGCACGGTCACCACGATGCTATTGATGAAGAACCAGGGCATGGGCACCTTTTGCCACACGCTGATAAAGTTTTGCAGGGTTGGTTGGGTCGGAATAAATTGGGGCGGATAGGCAAACACGTTTTCGGCAGGGCTTTTAAGGGCCGTGGACAGCAGCCATAGGAACGGAAAGACGGAAAGCAGCACCAGCAGGCTTAATAACAGATATTGGAGGCTTTGCTTGAGCGTGATGGATTTCATCCGGCCGTGTCCCCTACCGTTAACTGACCGGTAGTCAGGCCACTGGGAGGCTTCTTGGCAGAAGCGGGCTTGATTGGCTTGGGCGTGTTGTCGTCTTTGGGCGACAGTTTCATTTCCAGCAGGCTAAAGGCCAGCAAAATCAACATCAGGACAATGCCCGCCGCACTGGCGATGCCCAAATCCAGATTTTCAAAGGCTCGCTCGTAAATGTAATACACCAGCGTTTTGGTGGCCCCCACCGGGCCGCCCCGGGTCATCACATAAATTTCCGTGAACACCTTCAGGCTACCAATGGTGCTAATAATGCCCACCATAACCATGGTAGGCTGCAAGTGGGGCAAGGTAACGTGCCAGTGCTTCTGCCACAGGTTGGCCCCATCAATCTCGGCGGCCTCGTATAAATCCGAAGAGAGGCTTTGCAAATGGGCCAGATACATCATCATGTAGTAGGCCAGTCCCTTCCACACCACCACGATCATCACGCTATACAGGGCAATGTCCGGGCTAACCAACCAACCCACCTTGGGCAGATGGAACAGGGACAGGAACCAGTTGAGCAAGCCATCATCGGCATACAGCCAGCGCCAGGCAATGCCCACCACCACCATGGAAATGACCACGGGAATGTAAATCAGGCTGCGGAAAATGGCGATTCCCTTGAGCTTGCCGTTGAGCAGCAAGGCCAAAAAGATGGGCAGCAGCACCATGGCCGGAACCACTCCCAGCAAAAACACAAAGGTATTGCGCAGGGCATTCCAGAACGGGGCAGAATGGGCGAGTCGGGCGTAATTCAGCAAGCCCACAAAGCTGGGATGGTAAATATCCCGGGAATAATCGGACAAACTGATGCCAAAAGCCATGATCAGGGGCAGAAAAAAGAAACTGACCATGAATATAGCCGGCAAAATCAGGTACAAATAGGGGGTCTGCTTACGAAACATGGGGCCTGATGAATACTCTCTCTGTCCCTACTATTCTAGCGGATTCACGCATAACAGCGCCAACTTTCCCATTCGTCATCCCTAAAAAAAACAGGGTAAAATCCGCTTAAAACCAGCACCACAGCGGGTCCGACAAGAACACAAGGCGCATGTCAAACCAGAGGGTCCCTCTATACAAATCGTTTCAGGATTCGGTGGAAGGGGCGTACGGAAACCAGCGATTGACCCAGGTTTCCAGATGGTTCAAGGTGCTGGCCAAATCCCGCCCCCGCTCGGTCAACTCGTACTCCACCTTGGGCGGGATGGTGGGGAACTGGTGTCGGTTGATCAGACGAAACTTTTCCAGGTGCTTCAGCCGGGCGCTGAGGGTGCGGGGGGAAATCCCCGTGATTTGCTGCTCCAGCTCCACAAAGCGCTGACGCTCCAGTTGGTAAAGCAAGTGGATAATCTGGAAGGAATACTTGTCGCCAATCAGCTCCATGGCCCGCTCAATAGGCGATTCCACGCCATAAAGACCAGCGTGCATCAAACGGTTCAGGTTTTCCGTGACATCCTGTAGCGATTGGGCCTCAATCGTTTGCTCTGTAAGGTTTTCAGTCATCTGATCCACCGTCTTCGACACGTATTCGTATCCTTATAAAAATTACTTTACTTGTTATAGTATAGCCACCGCCCCTATCAAGATCAATCCTTTGTCCGGGCAAGTCGGACAAAACGTAATATCCTTGAAAAACCTCACCCACCCGGGAAAAACGACATCCATGCGATGACGTGGAGTCAAAAGGCAATTTTTTAATTGTTTTGTTTT comes from Vampirovibrio chlorellavorus and encodes:
- the rpsO gene encoding 30S ribosomal protein S15, giving the protein MPLTSEQKKDIFKEHAVSANDTGSAPVQIAMLSKRISELTEHLKANRKDFACQRGLQIMVGRRRRYLNYFKKTSTPEAYKELITKLGIRK
- the pnp gene encoding polyribonucleotide nucleotidyltransferase is translated as MNEQILFPNLQTKTFKIGDKEVHLESGRLAKAATGSVLVRCDDTVLLVTATGSESPRPGIDFFPLLVDFEEKMYSVGRLPGGYLKREGKPSDKATLTSRLIDRPIRPLWPDGYRNDVQVVSTLMSMDSNIQPDVLAIFGASMALELSGLPFSGPVGGVRVARLNGQFIVNPTFKQTEESDLDLVVAGTEDSIMMVEAGANFISEEDLLKALAFAHDHIREQVKVQREFAAQCGIEKKPFVFELEADVKKVLAFVEETAEKDIFAAYHEFDRSRRKEMLEAAKQKVKGALEAKADTDPIKAFLLAQPLDYLGESFKKVEKRIMRTMIIEEGVRADGRRNEDIRPINCQTGILPRVHGSGLFTRGNTQALSVATLGSPGEAQRLDGVDPQTEKRWMHHYTFPGYSVGEVKPMRGAGRREIGHGALVERGILPVLPSKEEFGYTIRVNSDILESNGSTSMASTCGATLALMDAGVPIKAPVGGIAMGLIKEGAKSVVLSDIQGVEDFLGDMDFKVVGTRDGVTALQMDIKIQGISLEIMKTALEQAKAGRLTILDRMTAVLAAPRNELSPWAPRIITLTIDKDQIGSVIGPGGKMIRSIIDETGATIDIEDSGLVTITSVDGEGATRAKDIIERLTRKIERGQVIMGKVVRTIPIGAFVELFPGKDGMVHISQLSQQRVQAVEDVVKVGDEVLVKVVDIDERGRINLTMKGVNDAERAQHGLEPLSAASPN
- a CDS encoding aminotransferase class I/II-fold pyridoxal phosphate-dependent enzyme, which gives rise to MQPAPTKTTVETRQPGSPLVDALKTYDRQNRRRFHVPAHAGQCLYEDSTIWNQPFRYDLTELDGLDVLSEPDGAISEAQQRMASLFGVAHSFMLINGASVGLMAAMLCVAQPGAKVLIPRNAHRAVLSGLIVSGAEPVWFLPSHLPQWDLWGSVTVEQVQTQLVLHSDATALFLTSPTYEGLGSDIPAIARLCKVHGVALVVDEAHGSLWPLSEQLPVSACHSGADVVIHSLHKSGGSLTQSALAHLTKDSCVDPTLFQQALNTLQSTSPSYLLMASLDAACDFLGSTAGQTRIEWLLSQVQLLRRTLQTSLSQIKLYQPQGTAAQFWDPCKFYLSHPLQTGEDWGARVEETHQLAYESAKPGGVLYLANLGLTEADFAAFQAILMAEDEALCAAERPPAPLWEEAIDSAEVCLPQMALFPREAFFRKGHKVPITAALHRIAKETVVHCPPGIPVLMPGERIQKAHLPLLPEAGVWVVAEP
- a CDS encoding Spy/CpxP family protein refolding chaperone translates to MCNRMPSQKLAVLALPLALLLNLLPVSASADPSSQGGRVQGQAGHAASHSPDERHQQMMKELGLSPEQGQKVKSAMEQGRAQSQPLREQLKTKRKAMMQYLQTPNATEAGARTLNSDINDLQRRLSEIRLKTWFSIRSQLNPEQLQKLQALKAKHWAQRSNAGGRSHSPEDY
- a CDS encoding RNA polymerase sigma factor, with product MTQTFPLNPVLQPEDSAFIDRTLCGDQKAFSQLMQRYLPAVYNYLYRMTQNHEISEEIAQEAFVKAYQNLKNFDRQRPFKPWILRIASNAAISQLRKQSKLVSLNAMEEAGTWTETEHQTAEDLVVQLERKLSTEEVLTALQTLDDKYRQALLLRYQQDLSYEAVAETLGVPLNTVRTWIKRGTEKLKQAVKEMAS
- a CDS encoding carbohydrate ABC transporter permease, yielding MKSITLKQSLQYLLLSLLVLLSVFPFLWLLSTALKSPAENVFAYPPQFIPTQPTLQNFISVWQKVPMPWFFINSIVVTVLTIVFNISLSVMAAYPLARMRFKGQNAIFFSILATMMIPFQVLMIPLYLICLKLNLTDAAGWVNGWLGLVLPFAVSGFGIFFVRQALVTLPKELEESAVLDGCNSLQILWHVLLPLIRPTLATLAVFAFMATWGEFLWPSIILSEPSHFTLPVGLVQLQSTFSADWKLIAAGTLLSMVPMLVFFFALQKYFVSGATSGAVKG
- a CDS encoding carbohydrate ABC transporter permease, which codes for MFRKQTPYLYLILPAIFMVSFFFLPLIMAFGISLSDYSRDIYHPSFVGLLNYARLAHSAPFWNALRNTFVFLLGVVPAMVLLPIFLALLLNGKLKGIAIFRSLIYIPVVISMVVVGIAWRWLYADDGLLNWFLSLFHLPKVGWLVSPDIALYSVMIVVVWKGLAYYMMMYLAHLQSLSSDLYEAAEIDGANLWQKHWHVTLPHLQPTMVMVGIISTIGSLKVFTEIYVMTRGGPVGATKTLVYYIYERAFENLDLGIASAAGIVLMLILLAFSLLEMKLSPKDDNTPKPIKPASAKKPPSGLTTGQLTVGDTAG
- a CDS encoding winged helix-turn-helix transcriptional regulator, with product MSKTVDQMTENLTEQTIEAQSLQDVTENLNRLMHAGLYGVESPIERAMELIGDKYSFQIIHLLYQLERQRFVELEQQITGISPRTLSARLKHLEKFRLINRHQFPTIPPKVEYELTERGRDLASTLNHLETWVNRWFPYAPSTES